The nucleotide window tttaatttccacatctcattataatggaagttaaacttaaagcaccaccgtacagcagagtggtcacgtggtgcgtcattctctccaggatgctcgttatgtatttgtagcctaattatcattttgatagtaggctaataaagctaatatagacacttacagcatgtgttgccttcattataaggcatttcagtttttgcggctccagacggatttgttattgttttcttggtccaatatggctctttcaacagtttgcgttgccgacccctggtctacgGGATACATGATGATCTCGCCTGTGTACAGATCACTTTcttacacctgcacacacatgtaatcaacaacctgaaaaaaatgattttaataatccCATGACAGGACTGGATGGAGAATCCCCACAGTGCATTAGAATTATGTCTCATATTTGGAAAGCTACTAATATTAGTTGGGTTAAAGTCACTTACGCAAAATGACGTAACCGTCACGTTAAATGCACTAGTAATAATAAATCCTCCGTGAGAACTgattcaaatttaataaaaacaaaaggatatacagtatgacaaaggtactgctgctttttgagaCCATGATTTTGAAGATTATTCGGAACAAGATTTCGCTGAACCGAAACTTGACTACTTCCAAGCGCTGCTCAACGAGCAATGTCCACATTAGCAAGAAGGGTCGTTTTACAAAAGTACTGCCCGACTTAAAACAGAAGTCGTGCGTATGACATGCAGTCGTTGTCTTACTGTTCCGGTCCATAAATACTTGCGCAGACCCAGAACTTGCAGTGTGTAAATCGGGGCCTGTAACGAAATGCCCAAGGTTGACATATGTCGTGGACTTCAGCGCCCCCTTGTGTCCATAGAGGGGTATGACACCCCATAGCCCCACCCACCCCAGCGTCAGTGTACTATGATCTGTTGATTCTCCTAATCTCTCCTAATCCACTGATGTGTACAATAACTGTTGGATGAACACAACATTACCTGTTAGggtcttaaaaaaaaggcacactCGGACGGAACTCTCAAAATATCATCAAAGCCAAACGGGAGCTTTCTGACCTGTAGTACATGTTTTCCGCAGTACTTAAGGCTTCCTAAAGCTACAGTAGACGTcttattaaataaaggaaaagatgggAATTTTGTTCTCAGTCCACAATCTGCACAAGCATACAGTGTtagttattattctttatgccagaaatttgtgttttattgggaaAGAGGGTTGATAAATAGTCAGTTTGCGCAGGGGAAATGGAGGTAATAATCCAGCAATACCAGGGTCACAGCAAGGGAACCAAGGGTCACAGCCTgagcgcatgcgcagtgagGGGCGCTGAGCGCGCCACACTGGTCAGCGTTAATTGGGAGCGCGTCAGAGCGGAGCCTGTTGTCTTCATCGCCTGAAGAGATCGGCCCAGATGATCggccgggttcgattcccggccaatgcataacatttttatcttaatgtaagaagaaaggagggggactggccgtgttcgttagcaacaggtggtgcagcccggagcatattcacgtcaaggagcgcgtgtgcagtcccgacgtggaacttattgttatcggactccgtccatactatttgccacgggagtttactaatgtcatcaccatcaccgtttatattcctccgaccggtaaagcggactcggcctgtgacgtcatccactctgtcacggctgacctgcagactaaacatcccggagcctttatcctcatcacaggtgacttcaatcatgcctcccttaagtccactctccctacattccaccagtatgtccagtgcagcacgagagacaggaagactttggatctactgtatgctaatgtcaccaatgcatacacctccactgcactccctccgctAGGCAAGTCCGATCATAaactcgtgctgctctccccatcatacacacctgtggttcagcagcaaccagtcactgtgaggactgttatgaaatggtctgaTGATGctatggactgtctgcgggatgtcctggagaccaccaactggtctgctctctgtgaaccacatggtgaggacctggatggactgacagactgtgtttccgactacatcaagttctgcactgagaactccgtccccaccaagaaggtacgctgttacccaaacaacaaaccatgggtgacaagtgacctgaaggcccttttgaataagaagaagagggccttcactgctggggacccggctgagctcaggagtgtacagaaggaactgaaacgcagtctgaaggagagcaaggacgcctacaggaagaagctggaagagagactggagaggaaccagaccagggatgtttggagtgggatgaggacgatcactggcttccagaagaaaggaatacgctcagctgatgggaacgtggaccaagccaatgagttgaaccagtttttcaacaggtttgactctagctccccctcccccagctgtcccaatattcctctggataacaatgggtccccttcacacctcccagagcccctaacacctctgccaacttcttccccctcccccctgctgacaccctacatggatcccagcatgtcacccatccccccgacaggactgtccttcacgtctggccaggtgaggagagagctggagaggctcaaccagaggaaggctgccggaccagacggcatcagcccacgagtgctgaggaactgctccaggcagctgtgtggaatactgcagcacctgttcaaccagagccttcatcttcagaggatcccagtgctttggaagacatcctgcctggtcccggtgccaaagaagacccatcctgtggcaccgagtgacttcaggccaatagcactgacctcccacattatgaaggtcatggagcggctggtgctgtcacacctcagacctctggtgagcccctttcaggaccctctgcagtttgcctatcagcccaaggtgggggttgatgatgcagtgatatacctgctgcagagggcttactcctccttggacagaccaaacaccacagtgcgggtcatgttcttcgacttctcttctgccttcaataccatccagccaagactgctgagggcgaagttggagaagatgcagatggatgctccccttgtttcttggatcgaggactacctgacaggtcggccacagtttgtgagactgcggagctgtgtgtccgaccccctgatgagcaacacaggagctcctcaaggaactgtgctctccccattcctgttcaccacctacacagccgacttccagtaccactctgagacatgtcatctccagaagtactcggatgacacagtcatagtcgggtgtgtggagaatggacaggaggatgaatacagggaccttgtggagagttttgtcaggtggagcagggagaaccttctgcagctcaacgtgaccaagacgaaggagatggtggtggatttcagaaaaagcaagtcccctccctccccagtctgcattagtgggaaagaagtggaactagtcccatcttacaggttcctgggtgttcagctggacaataaactggagtggtccacaaacaccgatgctgtctacaagaaggccatgagcagactctgtttcctcaggagactcaggtccttcagtgtttgcagcaggatgctccagatgttctaccagtctgtcatggctagcaccatcttctttgctgcagtgtgctggggtgcaggcattaaagcaaaggatgccaacagactcaacaaactcatcaaaaaggcagggtctgttgttggctgtagacttgataacttggacgaggtggtgagggacaggatggtgttgaaactgcggacaatcatggacagtccctcccaccccctccataacagagtggacaaactgaggagcagcttcagcaacagactcctgcagcctcgctgctccaaggaacgctacaggaagtcattcctgccgtccaccatcagactatataactcatccaaacccagccaataacaacaactgtgtaatgttcatgttgtcattttatttctaatttattctatatatgtatatatgcttataatgcttataatatgtatatattatgtatatattatgtatatattatatatatgcttataatatatgctgtatatatgcttataacattctaatcttatctgtattttttttttttttctgtctctttactctgcatacgctgctgctactaattcaatttccccacggggatgaataaagttaatcttaatcttaatcttaatcttaatcttaatcttatgttttattgaatttgatcaTATGAGATCAAATTcaagcggtgtgtgtgtgggggggggggattcttccGCCGCTAGTAGGCGCCTTTTTCCCCTTTAGACTCAGCGAcactgcgctctctctctctctctctctctctctctctctctctctctctctctctctctctctctcgctctctctcctctatatATCGCTTACGAAGGTGAACAgcgtttgtgttttaatgtttaaagttaCTGTGCATACATAAGCTGTTATTTTCTATAGTCAACTACAATCTGCCATGTCTCCAAAGATGTACTCAtcctctggtggtttctgcaggtgtgggaagACCTCAAGTAATTGTTGGCACAGTGGACagcatttcatctttttctctgaatctgctgcaaggcctgtggaAAGACCTGGTTGCTGACAACCCTcgatggctggagaagctgcctaACCGTTAGTGGGAAtgctagttttgttgtttttctccaattgtatttagtcttttagttgaatatttatgtcagcaattaagtcatcagaaatctacccccaatgtgcctacgacacatcaactgaaagcactttctgacttttctgtcttgttgaagcgtctgtggtcccactcagttgctctaacttcattttattacacctattcaacatttagaaaaagctcagtgtgtcctATTGCTGTGGTAATTTCattttgctggagatggacttaaaaggatgcactgattgaatggtaaaatggctagcacaataaaatatcaatgtattttaattaacagaaaatggcaaaaatgacagaatgcataaaataaatgaaagcagatgcacatgggggtgtgaacacctacatcttctgctggattcaaagagtgtttgcattttttacatttttaaataaggatgcaaataatttgagcagtctgaaaatattgaattacaatattaatggaaaaactcactttaggatcccacaattatgttgtgaattacttcagcataaaaaaatacccaaaaactaaaagccattagatacatagaacattttttccaggacaacttctgcatttatgaagccccgtgatttcaggaaacagtcttcttcagaccagtggcccaaaaggagcctctgggtttaggattaggggaagggaatgcgtttactcttggtggaacggccgaggggaggggtccagagccgggcggcaaggcagaggtaccgatgaggggcgagcggcagacgagtcgaggccaggcagaggagtcgaagccggggaagcagattatagctggagccacggaggcagagtgcgtggtcggagaggacaggaagcaggcaggtttcctggggaacaggcgaggcgggcaggatgaagacaggcaggtctgggatgagctgcagcggagccgacaggtgagtggagttggcctgatgaggtgggagtggctgacaggtagagtggaaaactactgagggcaggaagcaaggaaaagtgttggggttcactttttccaaaattttagaatcctgctccagacccctttcttcttcttctttttctccttcttttcaatgtagttctgatgaaaggaggaattggttttagttttcacatccacacatttaaacttccaaaaccaggagtgacgggacaaacaaatctgcggctgcttacccaaagctgctggaagttctcttggaggcgctcagtttcctgcttcctctcctcctcttgctgtttgcgcagggtctcttgtttgtggagtttctcctccagctctgactggtgttttctccaccgctgagcttcggtctgccaggactcgatcaccgtggtcagctgcttcttcaagcagtcgtccctctcttccctcatccctctctcaagctgctgtctcagcctctcctctctctcacgcatctcacgctggtccttctctttctcctccaggagcttcctctggaattcttcctgcacgCCAATGAGCttctgcctcatccacgcctccatctgcttctctttttctgagaattgcagtttcagagcctcttctttcttggagagctctacgtggtctccgtgctccggactctggtggctgtcattggttccactgcgcaacttctcctccagatcagagcacttgtcttggctgactgtgagatcagcccttgcctggttcagctgggtcagggcgtccatatgagccactgttcttatctggcgccttttggtgctccggctcaactgctcgtccttctcagccagctgttcttttagctgcctgacttcatgctgaagctccgtcactgacctcagcagctttttgttctcttcctgtatcttctccattggtcttcctgttcttacttttttgtttaaaatgtagatcgctttagcagcttctgttatgttattctgttatgctgtttcactaacacaagtagatagtttaagtatattaggatttatgtttaggagTAGAGCtttagtctttgatgttgtgcctTTTATGTCAGGCTTTGAACCAGGCGTGTCCAAACCCAGGCAGCAAGTAGCCCTGACCACTCCAGGTGTCCCAGAGgctgcctgaaaagaaaaacgggagctgaaacatgaatttaataatcaggtgttttatttagcagccCCCTCTGGGATACCTTACGGAGCATATCAATAACAACAAGCCCTAAATGTTGTTcaggaattttatttattggctTCCAGTACATACTCTGCAGATCCAACTAATCAGGACAGTAGCCTAAATGCATTGGCGGTGAGAGCATATACACAttttaagccccgcccatccCTACCCATTGGTCTGCCCCATACAtgtagctggagcttaccttcTCTGTGAAAGACTGTAAAACTGCCGCTTCCCTCCCACacccaccatcacacctttgtgTTTGACCGTGTAGAAGCCGATCGCCTGACTCTCCccacaacaggctgcagctttcgGTGCGGGGGTGCAGGGAGAAACACACGGTCTCATCCAAAGATCTGTCCACATCCCGACTGAGCAGGAACACTATCACCCTCTCCACAATCGActggacctggagaggaaaaaacactgatttaggaggaccaactgttcccacaagtcctatatttaccaaaaaatactacattcacatgttcctgttgcctttcaCATAGTTTTGAGGCTCCAGTTGATCCAGTTTCTATCTTCCATTGCAGTGTACTTTAACTCCAGGCTCCTCTATTGTACTTTTACCCCTCCACATTTCAGGCCAGTTAATTTACTAAACAATAAGAAGCATAATTTGTTAATCACTGACGTAAAGACGCTCTGTTACCGATAACAAACCACGTCTGGATTCGACTGTGGTTCGTAATACATCATCCACTGGCCACCACTCGTCATGCAGGTATACAGCCAAGACTGAGTTGTAAAACACGACACTTTACTGCTTGTCTTTCACGTCTGATGGGGGATCACAAGTCTGGTTCCGGACCTTGTGTTGGGTCACCGGAGGGGTGAAGCGCCAACAGTgtgcagtcagctccaccatcttcaaacagctgcaagcGTGttacattgtttactgttatggttgtctgaggaaaaaaaggacagactAGTTGGTTTTTTTAACCCCACAATCAAGAGGAACATTCTTGTGACTGAGGATGCAAACTGGTCATAAAAAGCAGTAATAGGTGTTACCTTATTGGTCGTGGAAGATTGGAATTCTTTAGTTTTATGAGGTATTTGCTACTGGTACTGTTCAGATGCCAATGTGAGATCTGTGTCGCCCACAACTGGAAGGTCTAcggcaggggtcggcaacccgcggctcgagagccgcatgcggctctttagcgccgcctagtggctctctggagctttagcaaatatagggaaaagatgtgtgaatatattttttgttttaatataatttctgtaggaggaaaaacatgacaaacattcttaaagttttccaatgctgtaaaaatttgtataataaatatttaatttccacatctcattataatggaagttaaacttaaagcaccaccatacagcagagtggtcacgtggtgcgtcattctctccaggatgctcgttatgtatttgtagcctaattatcattttgatagtaggctaataaagctaatatagacacttacagcatgtgttgccttcattataaggcatttcagtttttgcggctccagacggatttgttattgttttcttggtccaatatggctctttcaacagtttgcgttgccgacccctgggctagataattatcaggaacactggcggcctctgctgacccagtggaagagtgcaaaacgcttacagcacctggtattcccaggcggtctcccatccaagtactaaccaggcccgaccctgcttagcttccgagatcggacgagatcggacGTTCTctgggtggtatggccgtaagcgagagcaaggtgcaagaaaatggccttttgaagttaatacactcaaacttattttcttgaaacacttattctggtggaggttgtccattttgctttgtcacagaatgaaatcaagttaaaagcaatgtgccatggccgggaatcgatcccgggccggtgcgggccagttgacaattgctgtcacagacaacctgattgaaacctcctgaagaccccagagggagagttcgaatccagctttgggcattatcaaagagaagatatttgattgaaaaattcacgatcataaaaatgtttaaagagcatagcagtgtctgtgaggtttatgagccacaaatgctgctctttttaggagcacagccatctattaaactgtagtttgtgtcatagcatagttttattgacaaattctaaattgcaagtagcagatatgaacagggaaatgctacgttatctgcttattctgttacaaataatctgatgagataggtgtggagttaattcagttggggatagacagatggaatattagtgttgttagtatgatacttgagttctttagatattgttttcaattcaggaatctgccgccttgagttggcttttgcgaagaccactcatagcaggagccccgtctgtcgtcactgataccagcttttccagcggcacttttttctccaccaaaaactccttcatctcgttatatatgtcaactcccctcgttatatatgtcaactgccctcgttatatatgtcaactcccctcgttaattgtcaactcccctcgtagtgtctaggggcagtagtgtgagaagttcttctcttgtggagaaagaaactttcgtggtgaaaatgatctgtcttctttcttttttctgccatcttttatgggtcagtcatctcctcgttttggctgcgcccgctaggctgtttggtcgtagcgatctgcgtagacgctacgttttggtcatgcgcatcatactgacctttgaactatactaggtcatagttcagTAAGTTCAGtaagttttttaaatatattgttatttccagtttatgtgtaagtgtgatttaaacaagaatagcaaacaaaataaattagatgcagctcattggtcagtggcgctatttgagctatttttagaacaggccggtgggcgactcatgtggttctgacgggcgaccgggtgcccacgggcaacgtgttggtgacccctggtctagtgaaccaaactgaaccaactgaaaacctaacaaatattttccaatatgatcagataaataaagcaatagtttcttatggctctgtcagtcatttttaattttcaagaggcacaaagacaaatttgctttctataaaaatccccataacatgaacattaaatgaatgaagcggtattattatcaaggcaccatcagtagattttctcatttagcaaaagtgggctaaatttacttcaaagaaaaaaattataacagcaattttctatcattcactcaactgaaatatttttagaacataattggattgaaatacaataacataaagtgcaaaaatctatgaagcaaaaacaacactttcttcaaggaaaggcacatgtgcagtgaaaaatatttaccttaacttttaaacttgagctgagtaataattgtaaatgtgttattgcagcttaatgttcacttgtttgaggctgatacttggtggtgtctcatcttttggacgagttcatcaatgttgggggtccggctctgagctgaggaactcctccccaattgagtgaaggtgttcagcaggaagtccacttctgtgtgatgttttgttcagcttcatcaaagaaagcagttgttcccgcaggtctgtgctgcccaacacaggcaacgttggagcagcctggatgtgtgtcggggaggaaacgggcaaactccgcagcacccactgccccatgtgttgccttcagggcatcactgcattggagctcaatcacctccatttggagctttggtgctgagcttccacctcaacctcaaacggacggctgagcagttcaaacctgcttttggtgcttttaagtcagtgactcggcgtgggaagtcagcggcgagaacactcatttaatcagcaaactgtgcgctcgggaacacgctggtagagagcttctctttcagggtctggcagctgggaaagtggctcaagtttcctttgtgcatctgtgcctcccacagagtccgtttggttctaaaggccttcactgtactgtacatatcagaggggacaccaccccgaccctgcagctgcagcttcattgcattcagatgactcggaatgtcccacagaaaagccgtttcacacaagaacctttggtctgggagttgagttgtgtctttccctttgctgtccaagaacatccgatctcctcaggaagctggaaatatcttgcagcacctttccctggcttagccatcgcacctcagtgtgatggggcaaatcaccacgctgcgtttgccactggctcagaaacgccttgaactggcgctgaattaaacctttggctctgataaagttccctgcgtgcgtgatggtgaacattccatgttccatgttcagggcttcagcacacaacgattccaggtgtatgatgcaatgatgagctgtcagttcagccgtaacgttttcctcctgcatcttctcccgtatcttggccaccagtccactcctgtgtccacacatggcaggtgctccgtctgttgtccaacccaccagtttttcccgaggcagctccatctcatttccacatcttgacacctcttcatacaaatcctgtcctgtggttgtgccgtgcacaggacgtaacgccagaaactcctctgtcacgttgaggctggagtcccctctaatgtcgctgctctcatccacagccagggaagatgccatgaaatctttcccctttttctccagctgctcttttagattgagggacaacaatggtgtttctgctcaggctcccgtttcaaaagagttgccttttgtctggcaaacttgctcacaaactttaagc belongs to Takifugu flavidus isolate HTHZ2018 unplaced genomic scaffold, ASM371156v2 ctg226, whole genome shotgun sequence and includes:
- the LOC130519848 gene encoding GRB10-interacting GYF protein 2-like translates to MEKIQEENKKLLRSVTELQHEVRQLKEQLAEKDEQLSRSTKRRQIRTVAHMDALTQLNQARADLTVSQDKCSDLEEKLRSGTNDSHQSPEHGDHVELSKKEEALKLQFSEKEKQMEAWMRQKLIGVQEEFQRKLLEEKEKDQREMREREERLRQQLERGMREERDDCLKKQLTTVIESWQTEAQRWRKHQSELEEKLHKQETLRKQQEEERKQETERLQENFQQLWVSSRRFVCPVTPGFGSLNVWM